One genomic window of Coleofasciculus chthonoplastes PCC 7420 includes the following:
- a CDS encoding sensor histidine kinase: MELIYLVVGIVMGLVVSRATRSSKQPEGSTIPEPQLSKPEESQPAKAEPVKETESVKETEPVKEDELQPLKQELEQTRLAYQMAHEMSQYKAGFLARTSHELRSPLSSLMGMHQLILSDLCDSPEEAKEFVAQAHISAQKMVKLLDEVIAVAKTEHGTNRLETRPLQLSQCFEELEVLTHMQAGNRNLRLKVISPDPEIEVLADPRRFRQVLVGMVDSAIVQMEEGTIQVSTANSDNPQMVNIWIDVECPNSIWCEAVDLLSDTNDSEEQETTSSTTSPGMNWLMVQTLVEMMKGRLELLPIPGKEPSDDSVTDTCIRLQCSMPLATPEMIERVLAEQS; encoded by the coding sequence ATGGAGCTGATCTATCTGGTAGTCGGTATTGTCATGGGACTTGTTGTCAGCCGCGCTACTCGTTCCAGCAAACAGCCAGAAGGTTCAACGATACCAGAACCGCAACTGTCAAAACCCGAGGAATCCCAGCCAGCTAAGGCGGAACCTGTGAAAGAGACGGAATCCGTGAAAGAGACGGAACCCGTGAAAGAGGATGAACTACAGCCTCTGAAGCAGGAACTCGAGCAAACCCGACTGGCTTACCAAATGGCGCATGAAATGAGCCAGTATAAAGCTGGCTTCTTGGCGCGGACATCCCACGAACTGCGATCGCCCCTGAGTAGTTTGATGGGGATGCATCAGCTCATTTTGTCCGATTTGTGTGACTCACCGGAAGAAGCTAAGGAATTCGTGGCTCAAGCCCATATCTCGGCGCAGAAGATGGTAAAACTTTTAGATGAGGTGATTGCTGTCGCCAAAACGGAACACGGTACTAATCGTTTAGAGACTCGCCCTCTGCAATTAAGCCAATGCTTTGAAGAACTCGAAGTCCTCACCCACATGCAAGCCGGGAATCGTAATCTGCGGCTGAAAGTGATTTCCCCTGACCCAGAAATAGAAGTCTTAGCTGATCCCCGGCGTTTTCGTCAGGTATTAGTGGGAATGGTGGACAGCGCTATTGTACAAATGGAAGAAGGGACAATTCAGGTTTCTACAGCCAATTCTGACAACCCCCAGATGGTGAATATCTGGATTGATGTAGAATGTCCCAACTCGATTTGGTGTGAAGCCGTTGATTTACTCTCCGACACTAATGACTCAGAGGAACAGGAAACAACCTCATCCACTACCTCACCCGGTATGAATTGGTTGATGGTGCAAACCTTGGTGGAGATGATGAAGGGACGCTTGGAACTATTACCGATTCCTGGGAAAGAACCAAGCGACGATTCAGTTACAGACACTTGTATCCGGTTACAATGTTCTATGCCTCTAGCAACTCCGGAGATGATCGAGCGGGTGTTGGCAGAGCAGTCATGA
- a CDS encoding GNAT family N-acetyltransferase → MDCRTIQFCDRAAQIDYVQLQALFRLNAFWAKDRSIEDWKIAIANSEPVITVWDDQRLIGFARATSDGIYRATIWDVVIHPDYRGVGLGRKLVETVLSHPKLCRVERVYLMTTHQQRFYERIGFECNTTTTMVLYNQPLMTALPTPARSSPELLEA, encoded by the coding sequence ATGGATTGCCGTACTATTCAATTTTGCGATCGCGCCGCTCAAATCGATTATGTCCAACTCCAGGCTCTGTTTCGCCTCAATGCTTTCTGGGCGAAGGATCGTAGCATTGAAGACTGGAAAATCGCGATCGCCAATAGTGAACCTGTAATTACCGTATGGGATGACCAACGCCTGATTGGATTTGCTCGCGCCACCTCCGATGGGATTTACCGCGCCACGATTTGGGATGTGGTCATTCACCCCGACTATCGCGGCGTTGGCTTGGGACGCAAGCTCGTCGAAACCGTCCTTAGTCACCCCAAACTGTGTCGGGTTGAGCGAGTTTATTTAATGACTACTCATCAACAACGCTTCTACGAACGCATTGGCTTTGAATGTAACACCACAACCACAATGGTGCTATATAATCAACCGCTCATGACTGCTCTGCCAACACCCGCTCGATCATCTCCGGAGTTGCTAGAGGCATAG
- a CDS encoding amino acid permease codes for MQHSQGIATYETVNNGYIRRRQLQGNAGSLLLWGLGVGAVISGDFYGWNYGLAAGGFWGFSIAAVLMAIMYLCLVYSSAELSAALPHAGGFYSFTRYALGPFWGFICGVTVTIEYVLANAALVFSLSNYLKPLFPNLPSFFIWVFAYAVFLAINIRGFELSVTVCLWLTIIAMTVLAIFYVSMLVSGEFNFDLLFNIPAEPGQSETWLPNGWFGVFGAIPFAIWLYLAIEQLPMTAEETDDVPRNMPAGMISGMVTLIILSIFTVVINSGVGGGAVAIGQSDAPLQDGLEAYFGAGATSTIVTALALICGLIASLHGNMFAYGRIIFSLSRAGYFPRWLSVTSKNHTPHRALIAGATIGFICVLLVSIGIQAVDAVILNMAVFGALISYILVMVSYMKLKGNPYLPKPYESPLGTAGAFVGLALATFALVACISIPDYRGGVWGIGIALIVASVYFLVFRSNRLVAQAPEEATALGLTGYQD; via the coding sequence ATGCAACATTCTCAAGGTATTGCTACTTACGAAACAGTAAATAATGGTTATATCAGACGGCGACAACTTCAAGGAAATGCTGGTAGTTTACTCTTATGGGGTTTAGGGGTTGGCGCTGTTATCTCAGGTGATTTCTATGGTTGGAACTATGGTTTAGCCGCCGGAGGATTCTGGGGGTTTAGTATTGCCGCTGTCTTGATGGCAATTATGTATCTCTGTTTGGTCTATAGCAGTGCTGAACTCTCAGCCGCCCTCCCCCATGCGGGCGGATTCTATTCGTTCACCCGTTATGCCCTCGGTCCTTTTTGGGGTTTTATTTGTGGGGTTACCGTCACGATTGAATATGTCCTCGCAAATGCGGCGCTGGTGTTCAGTTTAAGCAATTACCTCAAGCCCTTATTTCCAAATCTGCCCAGTTTTTTTATCTGGGTATTTGCCTACGCTGTTTTTTTGGCAATTAATATCCGAGGTTTTGAACTGAGTGTGACAGTCTGTCTTTGGCTAACCATCATCGCGATGACAGTATTAGCCATCTTCTATGTGAGTATGCTGGTATCGGGTGAATTCAATTTTGACCTGCTGTTTAATATTCCGGCTGAACCGGGACAATCAGAAACCTGGTTACCAAATGGCTGGTTTGGAGTGTTTGGCGCGATTCCTTTTGCAATTTGGTTGTATCTGGCGATTGAACAATTACCGATGACGGCAGAGGAAACCGATGATGTGCCTCGAAATATGCCAGCGGGAATGATTTCTGGTATGGTTACCCTGATTATTCTGTCAATTTTCACCGTAGTGATTAACTCCGGTGTTGGCGGGGGCGCGGTGGCGATTGGGCAATCCGATGCTCCCCTGCAAGATGGGTTAGAGGCTTATTTTGGCGCCGGCGCAACCAGTACCATTGTCACAGCACTGGCGCTGATTTGTGGTTTAATTGCCAGTCTCCACGGTAATATGTTTGCTTACGGACGGATTATTTTCTCCCTATCCCGTGCTGGGTACTTTCCCCGCTGGTTATCAGTCACAAGTAAAAATCATACCCCCCATCGGGCATTAATTGCCGGGGCGACGATTGGATTTATCTGTGTGCTACTGGTGAGTATCGGTATTCAAGCTGTCGATGCTGTGATTTTGAATATGGCGGTGTTTGGGGCATTAATTTCCTATATTTTGGTCATGGTTAGCTACATGAAGCTGAAAGGGAATCCCTATTTACCGAAACCCTACGAAAGCCCATTGGGAACAGCAGGAGCATTTGTGGGTTTGGCTTTAGCCACATTTGCTTTAGTTGCTTGTATTTCTATCCCTGATTACCGAGGCGGTGTTTGGGGGATTGGCATAGCGCTGATTGTGGCAAGTGTTTACTTTTTAGTGTTCCGGAGTAATCGACTGGTGGCTCAAGCCCCGGAAGAAGCGACGGCGTTGGGATTAACGGGGTATCAGGATTGA
- a CDS encoding amino acid adenylation domain-containing protein, whose amino-acid sequence MIERSFQSSLEIEQFHGVPDTSKKRELQQRLEQLNQTQTYYPADYCIHQLIEQAERRTPDKIAIRFDGQTLTYRELNRRANQVAHYLQTLQVRPDVLVGICLERSLDMVVGLLGILKAGGAYVPLDPAYPQERLALMIEDSQVTVLVTEQDQLIRLPDTQAQVVCLDSDRQTITKHSPENLDSGVTPDHLAYTIYTSGSTGKPKGVQVLHRGVVNFLTSMSVAPGLTPNDTLLAVTTICFDIAALELYLPLIVSADIVLVTRDVAADATQLIPVLQESGATVMQATPATWRMLLAAGWQGNPQLKILCGGEPMSRELARQLLERSASLWNMYGPTETTIWSAVHQVESADKTIPIGRPIANTQIYLAHPEQNSSDPIKFVPVEEPGELLIGGVGLARGYLNRPDLTDERFIPDPFSPEPGARLYRTGDLARYLPDGTLECLGRLDHQVKIRGFRIELGEIESALYQHPGIRDAVVVARDDSSGEKRLVAYLVSDLDVENVPLETTCWVACEGNPEIELTTSNFSVNSIRLLHAPTSWRNGQSLTLRCQFPGVSDALQLTGTIATKALEWVDVCLDTTSSQRTGLRQSIKHIAQTQGLVVHDLRRQEPRTPLTINCLAELESGEKVPVMTQNISQEGICLKATTANPWQIDQRLLLRLQLPGGETPLWLQGDIVWQFEDYVGVKFDTTTSQKAKLHRSLGNLRTEPRIPLQIKGMAEFESGQQVEIITQNFSRNGISLKALTPTFWHNNQPVLLRVKLPGVDNLLWLQGTVAWHAEENAGVIFETTATQQEQIYQSLEHIVKTQGLSLAQLRSFLSDKLPTYMVPSTFVLLDSLPLTPNRKVDRKALPDPNQAQQVAQDTFVAPRTPVEQELAQIWATVLDVERVGVYDNFFELGGHSLLTAQLLSQVREQFQVELPLFALFEAPTVAELAQTITAKTEVDPSHPEGDGTTVTGTIAVTNLVNDAVLDETIYPEKPYRQPDTAPEKILITGASGFLGAFLLRELLQHTNATVYCLVRAKTLEAGQQKIAASFNRYLLSSDKLESRIVPVLGDLAQPRLGLSESQYEALTHEIDCIYHNGAFVNLIYPYSALRSANVLGTQEILKLASKTKVKPVHFVSTLDVFQSPRYAQMSVILEQDELESGDDLSDGYAQSKWVGEKLVKQAHARGIPASIYRPGMITGHSQTGASQQGDLIDRLIKGLIQLGSAPELDLNLSLTPVDYVSQSIVHLSQQPDLFGQAFHLVSPEMVSLRQLVDEIRAIGHPIEWMDYSTWQDKLVQVARSQPDNALSPLVFLFTQWVGENQRPYLETAALVSQAFDSQNTLAGLAGTNIVCPSVNSQVIWAYLAYNQLV is encoded by the coding sequence ATGATAGAGCGTTCCTTTCAATCATCATTAGAAATTGAGCAATTCCACGGTGTTCCTGATACAAGCAAAAAACGTGAATTACAGCAGCGACTTGAACAGTTAAACCAAACTCAAACCTACTATCCCGCCGATTACTGTATTCATCAGTTAATTGAACAAGCAGAGCGTCGCACACCGGACAAAATCGCGATACGGTTTGACGGGCAAACCCTAACCTATCGGGAGTTGAACCGCCGCGCGAACCAGGTTGCCCACTACTTACAAACGCTACAGGTTAGACCCGATGTACTGGTGGGGATATGTCTAGAGCGATCGCTCGATATGGTCGTTGGTTTATTGGGGATTCTCAAAGCTGGAGGTGCTTATGTTCCCCTCGATCCCGCCTATCCTCAAGAACGATTAGCCCTGATGATTGAGGATTCCCAAGTCACCGTTCTCGTCACCGAACAAGACCAACTGATAAGATTACCCGACACCCAAGCCCAAGTGGTTTGCTTAGATAGCGATCGACAGACCATTACCAAACATAGTCCAGAGAATTTAGACAGTGGCGTCACCCCCGACCATTTAGCCTACACCATCTATACCTCCGGCTCAACCGGGAAACCCAAAGGCGTCCAAGTGCTGCATCGTGGGGTAGTAAATTTCCTCACCTCAATGAGTGTCGCCCCCGGACTCACCCCCAACGACACCTTGCTGGCTGTCACCACCATCTGCTTCGACATTGCCGCATTGGAACTGTATTTACCCTTAATTGTTAGCGCAGATATTGTCTTAGTAACGCGAGATGTCGCCGCTGATGCAACTCAGTTAATCCCGGTTTTGCAAGAATCCGGGGCTACCGTCATGCAAGCCACCCCCGCCACTTGGCGGATGTTATTAGCCGCAGGGTGGCAGGGAAATCCCCAGCTTAAAATTCTCTGTGGGGGGGAACCCATGTCCCGCGAATTGGCGCGTCAACTCTTAGAACGCAGTGCTTCCCTGTGGAATATGTACGGACCGACGGAAACCACAATCTGGTCAGCCGTGCATCAGGTAGAATCGGCGGACAAGACTATTCCCATCGGTCGCCCCATTGCCAATACCCAAATTTATCTAGCTCATCCTGAGCAAAACTCATCAGACCCGATTAAATTTGTCCCCGTAGAAGAACCGGGAGAATTACTAATTGGTGGCGTTGGTTTAGCACGAGGCTATCTTAACCGACCTGACTTAACTGATGAACGATTTATTCCCGATCCCTTTAGTCCAGAACCCGGTGCCCGTCTCTATCGCACCGGAGACTTAGCCCGATACTTACCCGATGGGACTCTGGAATGCTTAGGACGCTTGGATCACCAAGTCAAAATTCGCGGCTTTCGGATTGAACTGGGTGAGATTGAATCCGCCCTCTATCAACATCCGGGTATCCGAGACGCGGTGGTTGTCGCCCGTGATGATAGTTCGGGCGAAAAGCGCTTAGTTGCCTATCTCGTCAGTGACTTAGACGTTGAAAATGTTCCCCTAGAAACAACGTGTTGGGTGGCGTGTGAGGGGAATCCAGAAATTGAATTAACCACCAGCAATTTCTCAGTCAATAGTATTCGTTTGCTTCATGCTCCCACCTCCTGGCGAAACGGTCAATCCTTGACGCTGCGCTGTCAGTTTCCGGGTGTCTCCGATGCACTTCAACTCACCGGAACCATCGCTACAAAAGCCCTGGAATGGGTCGATGTTTGCCTAGACACCACCTCCAGCCAACGGACAGGTTTACGTCAGAGTATCAAGCACATCGCTCAAACCCAAGGATTAGTCGTTCATGACTTGCGCCGCCAAGAACCCCGCACTCCCCTAACAATTAATTGTCTGGCGGAATTGGAGTCCGGAGAAAAAGTCCCAGTAATGACGCAAAATATCAGCCAAGAGGGGATTTGCTTAAAGGCAACAACGGCTAATCCTTGGCAAATCGATCAACGCCTATTACTCCGATTACAATTACCCGGCGGCGAAACCCCGTTATGGTTGCAAGGTGATATTGTTTGGCAGTTTGAAGACTATGTTGGCGTCAAGTTTGATACCACAACCAGCCAGAAGGCGAAACTCCATCGCAGCTTAGGTAATTTGCGGACAGAACCCCGTATTCCCCTCCAGATAAAAGGTATGGCGGAATTTGAATCGGGTCAACAAGTGGAAATAATCACGCAAAACTTCAGCCGCAACGGGATTAGCTTAAAGGCGCTGACTCCTACATTTTGGCACAACAACCAACCCGTACTTTTGCGGGTAAAACTGCCAGGAGTGGACAATCTCTTGTGGCTGCAAGGCACTGTAGCTTGGCACGCTGAGGAAAATGCTGGGGTGATTTTTGAGACGACAGCTACCCAGCAGGAGCAAATCTATCAAAGCCTTGAGCATATCGTCAAAACTCAAGGATTGTCGCTGGCACAGTTGCGATCGTTCCTGAGTGATAAGTTACCTACTTATATGGTGCCCTCCACCTTTGTGCTACTGGATAGCCTGCCCCTAACACCCAACCGTAAAGTCGATCGCAAAGCGTTACCTGACCCCAACCAAGCGCAACAGGTAGCTCAGGATACGTTTGTCGCACCGCGCACACCCGTTGAACAGGAGTTAGCCCAAATCTGGGCAACTGTATTAGATGTTGAGCGCGTCGGTGTGTATGACAACTTCTTTGAACTAGGGGGACATTCGCTGCTGACGGCGCAACTGTTATCGCAAGTGCGAGAACAATTCCAGGTGGAGTTACCGTTGTTTGCTCTATTTGAAGCACCTACAGTGGCGGAACTAGCTCAAACGATTACCGCTAAGACTGAGGTTGATCCGTCTCACCCTGAAGGGGATGGGACAACGGTGACGGGTACAATCGCGGTCACGAATTTAGTCAACGATGCGGTTTTGGATGAGACGATTTATCCAGAAAAGCCTTATCGTCAACCGGACACGGCACCGGAAAAGATTTTGATCACAGGCGCGTCAGGTTTTCTCGGCGCGTTTTTATTGCGGGAATTACTCCAGCATACGAATGCTACCGTCTATTGCTTAGTCCGTGCCAAAACGCTGGAGGCGGGACAGCAAAAAATTGCCGCGAGTTTCAACCGTTATTTACTTTCATCAGATAAGTTGGAGTCGCGAATTGTCCCGGTGTTGGGTGATTTAGCTCAACCGAGGTTGGGACTATCAGAGTCGCAGTACGAAGCGTTAACCCACGAAATTGACTGTATCTATCATAATGGGGCATTTGTCAACTTAATTTATCCCTACAGCGCCTTGCGATCGGCTAATGTCCTGGGGACTCAGGAAATTCTCAAATTAGCCAGTAAAACCAAGGTCAAACCCGTTCACTTTGTCTCGACGCTGGATGTGTTTCAATCGCCGCGCTATGCTCAGATGTCGGTGATTTTAGAACAGGATGAGTTGGAGTCAGGGGATGACCTGTCTGACGGTTATGCTCAAAGTAAATGGGTGGGTGAGAAGTTAGTTAAACAGGCACACGCACGGGGGATTCCGGCGTCGATTTACCGACCGGGTATGATTACCGGACATAGCCAAACCGGGGCGTCTCAACAGGGGGATCTAATTGACCGATTAATTAAAGGGTTGATTCAATTGGGGAGTGCGCCGGAGTTGGATTTAAATCTCAGCTTGACTCCTGTAGACTATGTGTCCCAATCTATTGTCCATCTGTCCCAGCAACCGGATTTATTTGGTCAAGCGTTTCACTTGGTCAGTCCGGAGATGGTATCCTTACGGCAACTGGTGGACGAAATTCGGGCTATTGGTCATCCGATTGAATGGATGGATTATTCTACCTGGCAAGACAAGCTGGTTCAGGTTGCCCGTTCCCAGCCTGATAATGCGTTGAGTCCGTTGGTGTTCCTGTTTACTCAATGGGTGGGTGAAAACCAACGCCCCTATCTGGAAACGGCGGCTTTAGTCTCTCAGGCGTTTGACTCCCAGAATACGTTAGCGGGTTTAGCCGGAACGAATATTGTCTGTCCCTCAGTGAATAGTCAGGTGATTTGGGCTTATCTTGCTTATAACCAATTGGTGTGA
- a CDS encoding GNAT family N-acetyltransferase, which produces MGFWKSFFGSADTASTSTKFEGDTISNFSESPASGDRADNGRILFSTDREFDLYELEELCDAVGWSRRPMRKVRKAIQYSFLVVSMWQQRGNTRRLIGFARATSDHAFNATIWDVVVHPQFQGKGLGKALMKYTIKKLRSEDISNITLFADPQVVNFYRQMGFMADPEGIKGMFWYPD; this is translated from the coding sequence ATGGGTTTTTGGAAGAGCTTTTTTGGCAGTGCTGACACTGCTTCGACATCGACAAAATTTGAAGGGGATACCATTTCAAACTTCAGCGAGTCTCCTGCGTCTGGCGATCGCGCTGATAATGGGCGTATCCTATTTAGTACGGATCGAGAATTTGATTTGTATGAATTAGAGGAGCTTTGCGACGCCGTGGGTTGGTCAAGACGACCGATGCGGAAAGTTCGTAAAGCGATTCAATATAGTTTCCTTGTCGTGTCCATGTGGCAACAGCGAGGGAACACGAGGCGTCTGATTGGTTTTGCCCGGGCTACGTCTGACCATGCATTTAATGCCACAATTTGGGATGTGGTGGTTCACCCCCAATTCCAAGGTAAGGGGCTGGGTAAGGCGTTGATGAAGTACACTATTAAGAAACTTCGCAGTGAAGATATCAGCAATATCACTCTCTTTGCCGATCCCCAAGTGGTCAATTTTTATCGGCAAATGGGATTTATGGCTGATCCCGAAGGCATCAAAGGCATGTTCTGGTATCCTGACTAA
- a CDS encoding L-threonylcarbamoyladenylate synthase, protein MTHVFMSALVAGANSGQIVSFPTDTIPALAVRPDYAELIFTLKQRSNNKPLILMGSFPSSLWSYVKGTDAELEIWQQVAKHYWPGALTLVLPASDKVPAAMNPTDPTTIGLRVPDSRVAIAILSQTGPLATTSANVSGKPPLHTMPEIEAEFPEVLTLHPTESKELEERHPYSKGAPSTVVKWTGDGWQILRQGAVSFDCSLSKG, encoded by the coding sequence ATGACTCATGTCTTCATGTCTGCCCTAGTGGCTGGCGCTAATTCTGGTCAGATCGTAAGCTTTCCCACCGATACGATACCCGCTCTCGCTGTACGACCGGATTATGCAGAATTGATATTTACGCTGAAGCAGCGAAGCAATAACAAACCCTTAATTTTAATGGGTTCATTCCCATCATCACTTTGGTCTTATGTCAAGGGGACAGACGCCGAATTAGAGATTTGGCAGCAAGTGGCAAAGCACTATTGGCCCGGAGCCTTAACCTTAGTGTTACCCGCTTCGGATAAAGTTCCGGCGGCGATGAACCCCACAGATCCGACCACAATTGGCTTGCGGGTTCCCGACTCTAGAGTCGCGATCGCAATTTTGTCCCAGACGGGTCCTTTAGCTACGACGAGCGCCAACGTCTCTGGGAAACCTCCCTTACATACAATGCCAGAAATTGAGGCAGAGTTTCCAGAGGTGCTGACGCTTCATCCCACCGAATCCAAAGAATTAGAGGAGCGTCACCCCTATAGCAAAGGCGCACCCTCTACGGTGGTGAAATGGACAGGAGACGGATGGCAAATTTTGCGCCAAGGCGCTGTCTCATTCGACTGTTCCCTGTCTAAGGGGTGA
- a CDS encoding Tic22 family protein has translation MKSLVRWSATLGLVGTTLLGSFLGGNLRALALTEQQVMEKLQTVPVFTVTDGEGSPLVASIPSQNNQNEAVAGVFISQRDAEAFVERLKREKPELGNQVRVVPVSLAEVYQLDQQSQNQPNGLDFAYIPVQQQVQSAQQLLGQGQEFRGVPLFVAKGGQQGGYLTIQQEGQQVIPFFFDKEQLQNLVNRFKEQQPNLASSVQIQVVPLEGIINTLQTQDNPQLEQILLIPSQESLQFLRQSSSQ, from the coding sequence ATGAAATCATTAGTTCGCTGGAGTGCAACATTAGGCTTAGTGGGGACTACCCTCCTAGGCTCCTTTTTGGGGGGAAATCTGCGGGCGCTGGCTTTGACCGAACAGCAGGTGATGGAAAAGTTACAAACCGTACCTGTATTTACGGTTACTGATGGAGAAGGCTCACCCTTAGTCGCCTCTATTCCTAGTCAGAACAATCAGAATGAAGCAGTTGCAGGCGTCTTTATTAGCCAGAGGGATGCAGAAGCCTTTGTGGAACGATTGAAGCGGGAAAAACCTGAGTTGGGGAACCAAGTCCGGGTCGTGCCTGTATCATTAGCAGAAGTCTACCAACTTGATCAACAGAGTCAAAACCAACCGAATGGTCTAGATTTTGCCTATATTCCAGTGCAGCAGCAAGTGCAGTCCGCCCAACAGCTTCTGGGTCAAGGGCAAGAATTTCGGGGTGTCCCTCTGTTTGTGGCAAAAGGAGGTCAACAAGGAGGGTATTTAACGATTCAACAAGAGGGTCAGCAAGTCATTCCCTTTTTCTTTGACAAAGAGCAGTTACAGAATTTGGTCAACCGCTTTAAGGAACAACAGCCTAACCTGGCTTCGAGTGTTCAGATCCAGGTTGTGCCGCTAGAGGGTATTATTAATACATTGCAGACTCAGGATAACCCTCAACTTGAGCAAATTCTACTCATTCCTTCGCAAGAATCTTTACAATTTTTGCGTCAATCCTCTTCTCAATAG
- the prmC gene encoding peptide chain release factor N(5)-glutamine methyltransferase gives MATTPEPSSRTLAVSGQNLWLWRQEARRSAVEADIPVAEVDWLLQEVAGIDPLSLRLESFKARSHIELRYPLPVLTQLWQRRLCDRLPVQYLVGITPWRRFSLKVSPAVLIPRPETEYLIDLAVSATGQSATPQLDAGQWADLGTGSGAIALGLAEAFRSATIHAVDYSHDALAIAQLNAQQLGFESRIQFYQGSWLSPLASLKGQLSGIVSNPPYIPRDELQQLQPEVRDHEPLMALDGGIDGLDCIRHLIRTAPDYLRPGGVWIIEMMAGQGDTVAQLLHQQGRYCQIQILPDLAGIDRFALAYRQE, from the coding sequence ATGGCTACAACGCCAGAGCCATCCTCTAGGACATTGGCAGTATCGGGTCAAAACCTCTGGCTGTGGCGACAAGAAGCCCGTCGGTCGGCTGTAGAGGCTGATATCCCTGTCGCTGAAGTCGATTGGTTGCTTCAAGAGGTCGCAGGAATTGATCCTCTATCGCTGCGCCTAGAGTCGTTTAAGGCGCGATCGCACATCGAATTACGTTATCCGCTGCCAGTTCTTACTCAACTCTGGCAGCGGCGTCTTTGTGATCGCTTGCCTGTACAGTATTTAGTGGGGATCACTCCTTGGCGGCGTTTTTCGCTGAAGGTGTCGCCTGCGGTTCTGATTCCTCGACCGGAAACGGAGTATTTAATTGATTTAGCAGTTAGTGCGACGGGACAAAGTGCAACACCCCAACTCGATGCTGGACAGTGGGCAGATTTAGGGACAGGGAGTGGTGCGATCGCGTTAGGATTAGCGGAGGCGTTTCGGAGTGCGACAATTCACGCCGTTGATTACAGTCATGATGCCCTCGCGATTGCCCAACTGAATGCTCAACAGCTAGGATTTGAGTCAAGAATCCAATTTTATCAAGGGTCGTGGTTGTCCCCCTTGGCATCACTCAAAGGTCAATTGAGTGGTATAGTATCCAATCCTCCCTATATTCCTAGAGATGAGCTACAACAGTTACAGCCAGAAGTCCGAGATCACGAACCGCTTATGGCACTGGACGGGGGAATTGATGGTCTAGACTGCATTCGCCACCTGATTAGGACTGCTCCCGATTACCTGCGTCCTGGAGGCGTTTGGATAATAGAAATGATGGCAGGACAAGGTGATACCGTTGCTCAGTTGTTGCATCAACAGGGACGTTATTGTCAGATTCAGATTCTCCCCGATTTAGCCGGAATTGACCGTTTTGCTTTGGCGTATCGACAGGAATAA